In Bombus huntii isolate Logan2020A chromosome 3, iyBomHunt1.1, whole genome shotgun sequence, a single genomic region encodes these proteins:
- the LOC126864216 gene encoding zinc finger protein ush isoform X1, whose product MSRRKQSNPKPLKREDEEWSDSEKTPSVSSGVEGGGSAVSSPIAPVVEEESSLPPPPRLNPPSSSVAIANSAVEDIRLRLSVLPEDARKRLASLTEDIEVARSLRDRHVTPRSNQTRESSPKDTDEESNLVMVKEEDCQPRSSSSSSSSTRRRESMCRRDSEDSSRRSNTDDPPTEKKLKLDDEAAPRLRLNPSLATDPALRPAAVVALTVKPENTSPPNPVPPLPAGLQNAIASGRLFVLPTDGKETITVEPARPAPLFCPPCGIRFSSASTLEAHRTFYCAHRPRLEEDTANEEDEEKSNKFEVRKAYACPHCSYSADKKVSLNRHMRMHAASPAPPTIPTAPTTATTPGSGAANASNGSLNEEAERYCRNCDIRFSSLKTYRAHKTHYCSTRHVVKDTPPAATVASSSVKASPPTSASPGESPPPQPCLALPTNPILIVPYSLFRGASVLAAPTLPAPDTACFLLPNGHLQPMTRGLATTAQNTVVEPSPVLRAANKPTTPASVVASSTSPSGSAPLDLSVRKSPAHQDEKENRVSPAPSSLPPPPGSPRSRGSGSPRARSIGSAPTATGTVAPPPPTELALRLAELPPPPVPGVLVKQGVSRCKECNIVFCRHENFVAHKKHYCQARETTVSNSPPPPGTPSPPLVQLICAACGIKFASMDNLVAHQAFYCPKRPEPQEHHSRCSKCKTIIEPGGTHTCSSGPTGGWRCPVCGAVSPTAGAAQRHMDAHQGVKAFRCTICRYKGNTLRGMRTHIKMHFEKRGTDLQEENYITCVLDDETVLPTPEPAPATTPEEIPGEVQVNGKTEVRKSPQPPPPPPPPPPTVTNKVKQEREDTPPPEESLDPNKSGPRYCRSCDISFNYLSTFIAHKKFYCSSHAGEASNNNNNNNNNNSSSHATTPPSNRTEASVL is encoded by the exons GGGAGGATGAGGAATGGAGCGACTCGGAGAAGACACCATCGGTGAGCAGCGGAGTGGAAGGCGGTGGATCGGCGGTTTCCAGCCCGATCGCGCCGGTCGTCGAGGAGGAATCGAGTTTACCGCCACCACCGAGACTGAATCCCCCTTCCTCGTCCGTTGCGATCGCGAATTCGGCCGTTGAGGATATCAGATTGAGGCTCAGCGTGCTCCCCGAAGACGCTCGGAAACGACTGGCTAGTCTTACCGAAGATATCGAG GTTGCAAGAAGCTTAAGAGATCGACATGTCACCCCGAGATCCAATCAGACGCGAGAATCGAGTCCGAAAGACACGGACGAAGAGTCCAATCTGGTCATGGTCAAAGAAGAGGATTGTCAGCCGAGATCGTCGTCCTCTTCGTCGTCCTCGACAAGAAGACGGGAATCCATGTGCAGGCGAGACTCGGAGGACTCGTCGAGACGATCGAATACGGACGATCCACCGACCGAGAAAAAGTTGAAACTCGACGATGAAGCTGCACCAAGACTGAGACTCAATCCTAGTCTGGCGACGGATCCAGCTCTTCGGCCCGCCGCCGTAGTCGCGCTCACCGTCAAACCGGAAAATACCTCGCCACCGAATCCTGTGCCACCCCTTCCGGCTGGACTTCAAAAtg CAATCGCCTCAGGTCGTTTGTTCGTACTTCCAACCGATGGCAAGGAGACGATCACTGTGGAGCCAGCCAGGCCAGCACCTCTCTTCTGTCCTCCATGCGGCATCCGTTTTAGCTCAGCGAGCACCCTCGAAGCGCATCGCACTTTCTACTGCGCTCATCGTCCCCGGCTCGAGGAAGACACCGCCAACGAAGAGGACGAGGAAAAGTCCAACAAATTCGAAGTGAGAAAAGCGTATGCCTGCCCTCACTGCTCGTACAGCGCGGACAAGAAGGTCTCGTTGAACAGACACATGAGAATGCATGCTGCATCTCCTGCACCACCCACGATACCAACCGCTCCGACCACAGCTACTACTCCAGGAAGTGGCGCGGCAAATGCCTCGAATGGCTCCTTGAACGAAGAGGCGGAGAGATATTGCAGAAACTGCGATATTCGATTCAGCTCCCTGAAGACTTATAGAGCGCACAAGACGCATTATTGTAGTACCAGGCACGTGGTCAAAGATACGCCACCAGCAGCTACGGTAGCTTCCTCGTCGGTGAAAGCTTCGCCACCGACGAGCGCGAGTCCCGGTGAATCGCCGCCTCCGCAACCTTGTCTGGCGCTACCTACAAATCCTATTTTGATTGTACCGTACTCTTTGTTCCGAGGTGCTAGTGTCCTGGCAGCACCCACTTTGCCCGCGCCTGATACTGCGTGCTTTCTTCTTCCAAATG GTCATCTTCAACCGATGACAAGAGGTCTGGCTACCACAGCGCAGAACACCGTGGTCGAACCTTCACCGGTCCTCCGAGCAGCGAACAAACCAACGACACCAGCGTCCGTCGTGGCATCGTCGACGTCGCCATCAGGTTCAGCGCCACTCGATTTGAGCGTTAGAAAGTCACCAGCTCATCAAGATGAAAAAGAGAACAGGGTATCGCCGGCACCCTCTTCTCTACCTCCACCACCTGGTAGTCCTAGGTCAAGAGGAAGCGGAAGTCCTAGAGCAAGGTCCATTGGTTCTGCTCCTACGGCTACTGGAACCGTTGCACCTCCTCCGCCGACGGAACTCGCTCTCAGACTGGCTGAACTTCCACCGCCCCCTGTTCCTGGGGTTCTTGTGAAGCAAGGTGTCTCGAG ATGCAAAGAATGTAATATCGTGTTCTGTCGGCATGAGAACTTCGTCGCACATAAAAAGCATTATTGTCAGGCAAGAGAGACAACGGTCAGCAATAGTCCTCCACCACCTGGAACACCCTCGCCTCCTTTGGTGCAATTAATCTGTGCCGCGTGTGGTATCAAGTTCGCATCTATGGATAATCTGGTAGCTCATCAAGCGTTTTACTGTCCCAAAAGGCCAGAACCTCAGGAACATCATTCGCGATGCTCCAAGTGCAAA ACTATAATTGAACCTGGAGGCACCCATACCTGTAGCAGCGGACCGACTGGAGGTTGGAGATGTCCCGTTTGTGGTGCGGTTAGTCCAACAGCCGGAGCAGCTCAGCGTCACATGGATGCTCATCAGGGTGTCAAGGCTTTCAGGTGTACGATCTGTCGTTACAAAGGAAATACGTTACGGGGAATGAGAACGCACATCAAAATGCATTTTGAGAAACGTGGAACCGATCTACAG gaagaaaattacataacGTGCGTACTCGACGACGAAACGGTTCTGCCGACTCCAGAACCGGCTCCAGCTACGACTCCTGAAGAAATCCCTGGCGAGGTGCAAGTAAATGGGAAAACCGAAGTTCGGAAGAGTCCTCAGCCACCtccaccgccaccaccgccacCACCGACGGTAACCAACAAGGTGAAGCAAGAACGCGAGGACACTCCACCTCCCGAAGAAAGTTTGGATCCCAACAAAAGCGGTCCGCGTTACTGCAGGTCGTGCGACATCAGCTTCAATTACTTGAGCACGTTCATTGCTCACAAGAAGTTCTACTGCTCGAGTCATGCCGGCGAGGcgagcaacaacaacaataataataataataataattcgaGCAGTCATGCGACGACGCCTCCCAGCAACAGGACCGAGGCGTCGGTACTTTAA
- the LOC126864216 gene encoding zinc finger protein ush isoform X2, translating into MSRRKQSNPKPLKREDEEWSDSEKTPSVSSGVEGGGSAVSSPIAPVVEEESSLPPPPRLNPPSSSVAIANSAVEDIRLRLSVLPEDARKRLASLTEDIEVARSLRDRHVTPRSNQTRESSPKDTDEESNLVMVKEEDCQPRSSSSSSSSTRRRESMCRRDSEDSSRRSNTDDPPTEKKLKLDDEAAPRLRLNPSLATDPALRPAAVVALTVKPENTSPPNPVPPLPAGLQNGRLFVLPTDGKETITVEPARPAPLFCPPCGIRFSSASTLEAHRTFYCAHRPRLEEDTANEEDEEKSNKFEVRKAYACPHCSYSADKKVSLNRHMRMHAASPAPPTIPTAPTTATTPGSGAANASNGSLNEEAERYCRNCDIRFSSLKTYRAHKTHYCSTRHVVKDTPPAATVASSSVKASPPTSASPGESPPPQPCLALPTNPILIVPYSLFRGASVLAAPTLPAPDTACFLLPNGHLQPMTRGLATTAQNTVVEPSPVLRAANKPTTPASVVASSTSPSGSAPLDLSVRKSPAHQDEKENRVSPAPSSLPPPPGSPRSRGSGSPRARSIGSAPTATGTVAPPPPTELALRLAELPPPPVPGVLVKQGVSRCKECNIVFCRHENFVAHKKHYCQARETTVSNSPPPPGTPSPPLVQLICAACGIKFASMDNLVAHQAFYCPKRPEPQEHHSRCSKCKTIIEPGGTHTCSSGPTGGWRCPVCGAVSPTAGAAQRHMDAHQGVKAFRCTICRYKGNTLRGMRTHIKMHFEKRGTDLQEENYITCVLDDETVLPTPEPAPATTPEEIPGEVQVNGKTEVRKSPQPPPPPPPPPPTVTNKVKQEREDTPPPEESLDPNKSGPRYCRSCDISFNYLSTFIAHKKFYCSSHAGEASNNNNNNNNNNSSSHATTPPSNRTEASVL; encoded by the exons GGGAGGATGAGGAATGGAGCGACTCGGAGAAGACACCATCGGTGAGCAGCGGAGTGGAAGGCGGTGGATCGGCGGTTTCCAGCCCGATCGCGCCGGTCGTCGAGGAGGAATCGAGTTTACCGCCACCACCGAGACTGAATCCCCCTTCCTCGTCCGTTGCGATCGCGAATTCGGCCGTTGAGGATATCAGATTGAGGCTCAGCGTGCTCCCCGAAGACGCTCGGAAACGACTGGCTAGTCTTACCGAAGATATCGAG GTTGCAAGAAGCTTAAGAGATCGACATGTCACCCCGAGATCCAATCAGACGCGAGAATCGAGTCCGAAAGACACGGACGAAGAGTCCAATCTGGTCATGGTCAAAGAAGAGGATTGTCAGCCGAGATCGTCGTCCTCTTCGTCGTCCTCGACAAGAAGACGGGAATCCATGTGCAGGCGAGACTCGGAGGACTCGTCGAGACGATCGAATACGGACGATCCACCGACCGAGAAAAAGTTGAAACTCGACGATGAAGCTGCACCAAGACTGAGACTCAATCCTAGTCTGGCGACGGATCCAGCTCTTCGGCCCGCCGCCGTAGTCGCGCTCACCGTCAAACCGGAAAATACCTCGCCACCGAATCCTGTGCCACCCCTTCCGGCTGGACTTCAAAAtg GTCGTTTGTTCGTACTTCCAACCGATGGCAAGGAGACGATCACTGTGGAGCCAGCCAGGCCAGCACCTCTCTTCTGTCCTCCATGCGGCATCCGTTTTAGCTCAGCGAGCACCCTCGAAGCGCATCGCACTTTCTACTGCGCTCATCGTCCCCGGCTCGAGGAAGACACCGCCAACGAAGAGGACGAGGAAAAGTCCAACAAATTCGAAGTGAGAAAAGCGTATGCCTGCCCTCACTGCTCGTACAGCGCGGACAAGAAGGTCTCGTTGAACAGACACATGAGAATGCATGCTGCATCTCCTGCACCACCCACGATACCAACCGCTCCGACCACAGCTACTACTCCAGGAAGTGGCGCGGCAAATGCCTCGAATGGCTCCTTGAACGAAGAGGCGGAGAGATATTGCAGAAACTGCGATATTCGATTCAGCTCCCTGAAGACTTATAGAGCGCACAAGACGCATTATTGTAGTACCAGGCACGTGGTCAAAGATACGCCACCAGCAGCTACGGTAGCTTCCTCGTCGGTGAAAGCTTCGCCACCGACGAGCGCGAGTCCCGGTGAATCGCCGCCTCCGCAACCTTGTCTGGCGCTACCTACAAATCCTATTTTGATTGTACCGTACTCTTTGTTCCGAGGTGCTAGTGTCCTGGCAGCACCCACTTTGCCCGCGCCTGATACTGCGTGCTTTCTTCTTCCAAATG GTCATCTTCAACCGATGACAAGAGGTCTGGCTACCACAGCGCAGAACACCGTGGTCGAACCTTCACCGGTCCTCCGAGCAGCGAACAAACCAACGACACCAGCGTCCGTCGTGGCATCGTCGACGTCGCCATCAGGTTCAGCGCCACTCGATTTGAGCGTTAGAAAGTCACCAGCTCATCAAGATGAAAAAGAGAACAGGGTATCGCCGGCACCCTCTTCTCTACCTCCACCACCTGGTAGTCCTAGGTCAAGAGGAAGCGGAAGTCCTAGAGCAAGGTCCATTGGTTCTGCTCCTACGGCTACTGGAACCGTTGCACCTCCTCCGCCGACGGAACTCGCTCTCAGACTGGCTGAACTTCCACCGCCCCCTGTTCCTGGGGTTCTTGTGAAGCAAGGTGTCTCGAG ATGCAAAGAATGTAATATCGTGTTCTGTCGGCATGAGAACTTCGTCGCACATAAAAAGCATTATTGTCAGGCAAGAGAGACAACGGTCAGCAATAGTCCTCCACCACCTGGAACACCCTCGCCTCCTTTGGTGCAATTAATCTGTGCCGCGTGTGGTATCAAGTTCGCATCTATGGATAATCTGGTAGCTCATCAAGCGTTTTACTGTCCCAAAAGGCCAGAACCTCAGGAACATCATTCGCGATGCTCCAAGTGCAAA ACTATAATTGAACCTGGAGGCACCCATACCTGTAGCAGCGGACCGACTGGAGGTTGGAGATGTCCCGTTTGTGGTGCGGTTAGTCCAACAGCCGGAGCAGCTCAGCGTCACATGGATGCTCATCAGGGTGTCAAGGCTTTCAGGTGTACGATCTGTCGTTACAAAGGAAATACGTTACGGGGAATGAGAACGCACATCAAAATGCATTTTGAGAAACGTGGAACCGATCTACAG gaagaaaattacataacGTGCGTACTCGACGACGAAACGGTTCTGCCGACTCCAGAACCGGCTCCAGCTACGACTCCTGAAGAAATCCCTGGCGAGGTGCAAGTAAATGGGAAAACCGAAGTTCGGAAGAGTCCTCAGCCACCtccaccgccaccaccgccacCACCGACGGTAACCAACAAGGTGAAGCAAGAACGCGAGGACACTCCACCTCCCGAAGAAAGTTTGGATCCCAACAAAAGCGGTCCGCGTTACTGCAGGTCGTGCGACATCAGCTTCAATTACTTGAGCACGTTCATTGCTCACAAGAAGTTCTACTGCTCGAGTCATGCCGGCGAGGcgagcaacaacaacaataataataataataataattcgaGCAGTCATGCGACGACGCCTCCCAGCAACAGGACCGAGGCGTCGGTACTTTAA